In Zingiber officinale cultivar Zhangliang chromosome 3B, Zo_v1.1, whole genome shotgun sequence, a single window of DNA contains:
- the LOC121967761 gene encoding uncharacterized protein LOC121967761, which yields MARWDEILTLPVQNPQTLEFSAADIVWSRVEGWRDKMDRLALIPFSRVNDFVRGESNNKECPTRFHVEARRRRPPQMAYKPKVDGILEYILYWCSFGPDDHRKGGVVRPSRHYTTKRKSPAGRPNTKRGCVCHFIVKRLIAEPSLALIIYNQDKHVDKKGLPCHGPLDKKAAGTRAMFAPYISDELRLEIISLLYVGVPVETIMQRHTQMVQKQGGPCTRDDLLTHRYVRRLERKIRRSAFELDPDDDVSIGLWIESHRDHIFYYENFSSSDPFILGIQTEWQLQQMIQFGNHSILASDSRLGTHKLKHPVHSLLVFDSNNNAIPVAWVIAPNFASREIFRWMGALYDRVHSKDPTWQLGGFIVDDPLADVMSIREIFNCSVIISYWRVLHAFRKSLINKCFEREVRAMMSKRLGEALSSICKGHGGMDLFEAFMEDFVDCREFLDYFSATWFPRLGAWIAALKFLPLASSEASAAIESYHHLLKLRLLNELDSSVYQRADWLIDKLGTKVHSYYWLDEYSEKESFTRYWKDEWRSGFTSWQQALRIPDSDVLIDGKCAKVVNQKNREKLHEVCNPGSEFVICDCDWSRMGNLCEHAIKLTKFLRDRGLAAPSSSLNEFNRILASILHCPPHDSVMRDHAVALALSVQTQLNSLIVLKNNSAVLNNEVTRVQQIADDTLLSNVENSKNADDVSTMCLSVSNDTRDTLGSTENTALETSIDRGDACMKSEANSGGLQPKKELVTSGPIDCDYAG from the exons ATGGCTCGATGGGATGAGATTTTGACGCTCCCAGTGCAGAACCCACAAACTTTGGAGTTCTCTGCTGCAGATATTGTGTGGTCAAGAGTGGAAGGATGGAGAGACAAAATGGATCGGCTTGCGCTTATTCCCTTCTCAAGGGTGAATGATTTTGTACGAGGTGAATCCAATAACAAGGAATGCCCAACCAGGTTCCATGTTGAAGCACGTAGGAGGCGCCCTCCTCAGATGGCATACAAACCAAAAGTCGATGGGATTCTTGAGTATATTCT ATATTGGTGTTCGTTTGGGCCAGATGACCATAGGAAAGGTGGTGTAGTTCGCCCTAGCAGGCATTATACTACGAAGAGGAAATCTCCTGCTGGACGACCAAACACAAAGAGAGGTTGTGTATGTCATTTTATTGTAAAGAGGTTAATAGCTGAACCTTCTCTTGCTCTTATCatatacaatcaagataaacatGTTGACAAAAAAGGGTTACCTTGCCATGGTCCTCTTGACAAGAAAGCTGCTGGGACACGAGCAATGTTTGCACCTTACATTTCTGATGAACTTCGTCTTGAAATTATCTCACTACTCTATGTTGGGGTTCCTGTTGAAACCATAATGCAGAGGCATACTCAAATGGTCCAGAAGCAGGGTGGACCATGTACTCGAGATGATCTTCTCACCCATAGGTATGTGCGAAGGTTGGAGAGAAAGATTAGGCGTTCAGCCTTTGAGCTGGATCCAGATGATGATGTTAGCATTGGCTTATGGATCGAAAGCCATAGGGATCACATTTTCTATTATGAAAATTTCTCAAGTTCAGATCCTTTTATTTTAGGCATTCAGACAGAGTGGCAACTTCAACAAATGATTCAATTTGGCAACCACAGTATTCTAGCATCTGATTCAAGGCTTGGCACTCACAAATTAAAA cATCCGGTACACAGTCTCCTCGTCTTTGACTCAAACAATAATGCTATTCCAGTTGCTTGGGTCATTGCCCCAAACTTTGCAAGTCGGGAAATATTTAGATGGATGGGAGCCCTTTATGATAGAGTTCATTCTAAAGATCCAACATGGCAGTTGGGTGGTTTTATTGTTGATGATCCATTAGCTGATGTGATGTCTATCAG GGAAATATTCAACTGTTCTGTAATAATTAGCTATTGGCGTGTTTTGCATGCATTTCGTAAAAGCTTGATTAATAAATGTTTTGAGAGAGAGGTCCGAGCTATGATGTCAAAACGTCTTGGAGAAGCATTGTCCAGCATTTGCAAAGGGCATGGCGGCATGGATCTTTTTGAAGCATTCATGGAAGATTTTGTTGATTGCCGAGAGTTCTTGGACTACTTTAGTGCTACTTGGTTTCCTAGACTTG GTGCTTGGATTGCTGCTTTAAAATTTCTTCCATTGGCTAGTTCAGAAGCTTCAGCAGCTATTGAATCATATCATCATCTGCTGAAGCTCAGGCTCCTAAATGAGTTGGACTCGAGTGTTTACCAGCGTGCAGATTGGCTGATAGATAAGTTGGGAACCAAAGTACATTCATACTACTGGCTGGATGAATATTCTGAGAAAGAAAGTTTCACCCGCTACTGGAAAGATGAATGGAGAAGCGGATTCACATCTTGGCAGCAGGCACTCAGGATTCCTGATTCTGATGTTCTCATTGATGGCAAATGTGCCAAAGTAGTGAATCAGAAAAACCGAGAGAAGCTGCATGAAGTATGCAATCCTGGTTCTGAGTTTGTGATATGTGATTGTGACTGGTCTAGAATGGGGAACCTCTGTGAGCACGCTATCAAACTAACTAAGTTCCTTCGTGATAGAGGATTGGCTGCACCATCATCAAGCCTCAATGAGTTTAACCGGATTTtagcaagtattttacattgTCCACCACATGATTCTGTGATGCGTGATCATGCAGTGGCTTTGGCTCTCTCTGTTCAAACACAACTAAACTCACTCATTGTCCTGAAAAATAATAGTGCAGTTCTTAACAATGAGGTTACCCGGGTCCAGCAGATAGCCGATGATACGTTATTGTCCaatgttgaaaattctaaaaatgctGATGATGTAAGTACCATGTGTCTGTCAGTTTCCAATGACACAAGAGACACTTTGGGTAGTACTGAAAACACTGCACTGGAAACTTCTATTGATAGAGGAGATGCTTGTATGAAATCTGAGGCAAATTCAGGTGGCCTGCAACCAAAGAAAGAGTTGGTTACTTCAGGCCCTATAGACTGTGATTATGCAGGTTGA